A genomic window from Halorussus rarus includes:
- a CDS encoding DUF7856 family protein, whose product MRVHLAGEILTGRAVDLRSVDRGVANDVTPSGVAAAIRDESGGRDRSAADTSLAVECPSPGPIHDRVGVVRAEMDVAVRPALAAAARSRGHVAPQADDLAAVEARLDELDVAAVDLEAARRRVAEAGDATEQLRERVATLQGRVRALRDADADPAAAESELADATRRLSEVQTDRIAAEQALASARERARANREQRRERLRLADRADNLRRAARDHLADELRDALADAREAVPNRADLDESAETALAVARVAAMDAPLVLAREIDGFEDAESAAQWLDGPVIRI is encoded by the coding sequence ATGAGGGTGCACCTCGCCGGCGAAATCCTGACCGGCCGGGCCGTCGACCTCCGGAGCGTCGACCGCGGAGTCGCGAACGACGTCACGCCATCGGGGGTCGCCGCCGCGATTCGCGACGAGAGCGGCGGCCGCGACCGGAGCGCCGCCGATACCTCGCTCGCCGTCGAGTGTCCGTCGCCCGGGCCCATCCACGACCGCGTCGGCGTGGTTCGCGCCGAAATGGACGTTGCAGTCCGGCCGGCCCTGGCGGCGGCGGCCCGCTCCCGGGGTCACGTCGCGCCCCAGGCCGACGACCTCGCCGCGGTCGAAGCGCGCCTCGACGAACTAGACGTGGCGGCGGTCGACCTCGAAGCGGCCCGGCGGCGGGTCGCGGAGGCCGGCGACGCCACCGAGCAACTGCGCGAACGCGTCGCGACCCTTCAGGGGCGCGTCAGGGCGCTCCGCGACGCGGACGCCGACCCCGCCGCGGCCGAGTCGGAGCTCGCGGACGCGACCCGCCGGCTCTCGGAGGTCCAGACAGACCGCATCGCGGCCGAGCAGGCCCTGGCGAGCGCCCGCGAACGAGCCCGCGCCAACCGAGAGCAGCGTCGCGAGCGACTCCGACTGGCGGACCGCGCGGACAACCTCCGGCGGGCCGCCCGCGACCACCTCGCCGACGAACTCCGGGACGCGCTCGCCGACGCCCGCGAGGCGGTGCCGAACCGCGCCGACCTCGACGAGTCCGCCGAGACCGCGCTGGCAGTCGCGCGAGTGGCGGCGATGGACGCCCCGCTCGTGCTTGCGCGAGAGATCGACGGCTTCGAAGACGCGGAGTCGGCGGCTCAGTGGCTGGACGGGCCCGTGATTCGGATCTGA
- a CDS encoding DUF7855 family protein, whose product MLLVVTYSQAARQTLRNVCNGHEETVVQRFGRAALLEATELGAFLALRLRAKHAGDVQVERTAPFNEFEAVPEAVREAAAAYEDRERPSTPYAKFAVGTDHPDAEAMRDAEL is encoded by the coding sequence GTGCTGCTGGTCGTCACGTACTCGCAGGCCGCTCGCCAGACGCTCCGGAACGTCTGTAACGGACACGAGGAGACAGTCGTCCAGCGGTTCGGCCGGGCGGCGCTGCTGGAGGCGACGGAGCTCGGCGCGTTCCTCGCGCTCCGGCTCCGGGCGAAGCACGCCGGCGACGTCCAGGTCGAGCGCACCGCGCCGTTCAACGAGTTCGAGGCCGTCCCCGAGGCGGTTCGGGAGGCCGCCGCGGCCTACGAGGACCGCGAGCGGCCGAGCACCCCCTACGCCAAGTTCGCGGTCGGCACCGACCACCCGGACGCCGAGGCGATGCGCGACGCCGAGCTATGA
- a CDS encoding DUF7504 family protein, with amino-acid sequence MHTEGNDEGDLLAPDLERGACVLLLAPSIHEATDEACLDLLTLDDTDDENVLWVTYTRSPDACMQDWLDHAGGRPRNMQFVSVGETTRSAAASVGGDAAPRSSDDVVETLSSPGDLTGLGIKLSEVLKAWKGSDARTVACFDSLTALLQYADLQTAYKFLHVLTGRFDAADVTAHFHLDPDACDQQTVSTLTSLFDTVVEFDDGEWTVRSR; translated from the coding sequence ATGCACACGGAGGGCAACGACGAAGGCGACCTGCTCGCCCCCGACCTCGAGCGGGGCGCTTGCGTCTTGCTGCTCGCGCCGTCCATCCACGAGGCGACCGACGAGGCGTGTCTCGACCTCCTCACGCTCGACGACACGGACGACGAGAACGTGCTGTGGGTCACGTACACCCGCTCGCCCGACGCGTGCATGCAGGACTGGCTCGACCACGCGGGCGGCCGACCGCGGAACATGCAGTTCGTCAGCGTCGGCGAGACGACCCGGTCGGCGGCCGCGAGCGTCGGCGGCGACGCCGCGCCCCGTTCGAGCGACGACGTCGTGGAGACGCTGTCGAGTCCGGGCGACCTGACCGGTCTCGGGATCAAGCTCAGCGAGGTCCTCAAGGCCTGGAAGGGCTCGGACGCCCGGACGGTCGCCTGCTTCGATTCGCTGACCGCGCTGCTCCAGTACGCCGACCTCCAGACCGCCTACAAGTTCCTCCACGTCCTGACCGGGCGGTTCGACGCGGCCGACGTGACCGCCCACTTCCACCTCGACCCCGACGCCTGCGACCAGCAGACCGTCAGCACGCTCACCTCGCTGTTCGACACGGTCGTCGAGTTCGACGACGGGGAGTGGACGGTCCGGAGCCGGTAG
- a CDS encoding DUF7854 family protein, producing the protein MDRISALRNVEDALAEFESGEADLAATERRVLTVLRTYATEFESDELAAYRASGDERADGLVVVAESPEQARERVVDLLDAEGETPETDGAAFEVDKLR; encoded by the coding sequence ATGGACCGCATCTCCGCCCTCCGGAACGTCGAGGACGCGCTCGCCGAGTTCGAGTCGGGCGAGGCCGACCTCGCCGCGACCGAGCGGCGGGTCCTGACCGTGCTCCGGACCTACGCCACCGAGTTCGAGAGCGACGAGCTGGCCGCCTACCGGGCCTCGGGGGACGAACGCGCCGACGGCCTGGTCGTGGTCGCCGAGTCGCCCGAACAGGCCCGCGAGCGCGTGGTCGACCTGCTCGACGCGGAGGGCGAGACGCCCGAGACGGACGGCGCGGCCTTCGAGGTCGACAAACTTCGTTGA
- a CDS encoding minichromosome maintenance protein MCM has protein sequence MARAENTELIDNFEQFYRRYYSDDIGELAQNYPNEQRSLYVDWTDLYRYDADLADDFISQPEQLREYAEEALRLYDLPVDVSLGQAHVRIENLDEQTDIRDIRARHVNTLVSVQGIVRKATNVRPKIQEAAFECQRCGTLTYIPQSGGDFQEPHECQGCERQGPFQINFDQSEFVDSQKIRVQESPEGLRGGETPQSIDVHIEDDITGEVTPGDHVKVTGVLHLEQQGSDQDKSAVFDVYMDGMSVTIEDEEFEEMDITDEDKKEIVELSNEDDIYEQMVESMAPAIYGYDEEKLAMILQLFSGVTKHLPDESRIRGDLHMLLIGDPGTGKSQMISYVQNIAPRSVYTSGKGSSSAGLTAAAVRDDFGDGQQWTLEAGALVLADKGIAAVDELDKMAADDRSAMHEALEQQKISVSKAGINATLKSRCSLLGAANPKYGRFDQYEPIGEQIDLEPALISRFDLIFTVTDEPNEEEDKRLAEHILQTNYAGQLNTQRTEMSAPNISQAEVDDQTQEVAPTIEPDLLRKYIAYSKRNCFPTMTDEAMETIEDFYVDLRSKGADEDAPVPVTARQLEALVRLAEASARVRLSDEVEIADAERAVEITRSCLQDIGVDPETGQFDADVVETGTSKTQRDRIKNLKQLIAEIEDDYEEGAPVDEVMARADEIGMEQSKAEHEIDKLKQKGEVYEPSTDHLRTT, from the coding sequence ATGGCTCGTGCGGAGAACACGGAGCTGATCGACAACTTCGAGCAGTTCTACCGGCGGTACTACAGCGACGACATCGGGGAGCTCGCCCAGAACTACCCCAACGAGCAGCGGTCGCTGTACGTCGACTGGACGGACCTCTATCGGTACGACGCGGACCTCGCCGACGACTTCATCTCGCAGCCCGAACAGCTTCGCGAGTACGCCGAGGAGGCGCTGCGGCTCTACGACCTCCCGGTGGACGTGAGCCTCGGCCAGGCCCACGTCCGCATCGAGAACCTGGACGAGCAGACCGACATCCGGGACATCCGGGCCCGCCACGTCAACACGCTGGTCAGCGTGCAGGGCATCGTCCGGAAGGCGACCAACGTCCGGCCCAAGATACAGGAGGCCGCCTTCGAGTGCCAGCGCTGCGGCACGCTGACCTACATCCCCCAGAGCGGCGGCGACTTCCAGGAGCCCCACGAGTGCCAGGGCTGCGAGCGCCAGGGCCCGTTCCAGATCAACTTCGACCAGTCGGAGTTCGTCGACTCCCAGAAGATTCGCGTGCAGGAGAGCCCCGAAGGCCTTCGGGGTGGGGAGACGCCACAGAGCATCGACGTTCACATCGAGGACGACATCACGGGCGAGGTCACGCCCGGCGACCACGTGAAGGTCACGGGCGTCCTCCACCTCGAACAGCAGGGCAGCGACCAGGACAAGTCCGCCGTCTTCGACGTGTACATGGACGGCATGTCGGTGACCATCGAGGACGAGGAGTTCGAGGAGATGGACATCACCGACGAGGACAAGAAGGAGATCGTCGAACTCTCGAACGAGGACGACATCTACGAGCAGATGGTCGAGTCGATGGCGCCGGCCATCTACGGCTACGACGAGGAGAAGCTGGCGATGATCCTCCAGCTGTTCTCCGGCGTGACTAAACATCTGCCGGACGAGTCCCGGATTCGGGGCGACTTACATATGCTCCTCATAGGGGACCCCGGTACGGGGAAGTCGCAGATGATTTCGTACGTCCAGAACATCGCCCCGCGCTCGGTGTACACCTCCGGGAAGGGTTCCTCCTCGGCTGGTCTGACTGCGGCTGCGGTCCGCGACGACTTCGGCGACGGCCAGCAGTGGACCCTCGAAGCCGGTGCGCTGGTCCTCGCCGACAAGGGCATCGCGGCGGTGGACGAGCTCGACAAGATGGCCGCGGACGACCGCTCGGCGATGCACGAGGCGCTCGAACAGCAGAAGATCTCGGTCTCGAAGGCGGGCATCAACGCCACGCTCAAGTCCCGGTGTTCGCTCCTCGGGGCGGCCAACCCCAAGTACGGGCGGTTCGACCAGTACGAACCCATCGGCGAGCAGATCGACCTCGAACCCGCGCTCATCTCGCGTTTCGACCTCATCTTCACCGTCACCGACGAGCCCAACGAGGAGGAGGACAAGCGACTGGCCGAACACATCCTCCAGACGAACTACGCCGGCCAGCTGAACACCCAGCGCACGGAGATGAGTGCGCCGAACATCTCCCAGGCGGAGGTCGACGACCAGACCCAGGAGGTCGCGCCCACCATCGAACCGGACCTCCTGCGGAAGTACATCGCCTACTCGAAGCGCAACTGCTTCCCGACGATGACCGACGAGGCGATGGAGACCATCGAGGACTTCTACGTCGACCTCCGGTCGAAGGGAGCCGACGAGGACGCCCCGGTCCCGGTCACCGCCCGCCAGCTCGAGGCGCTGGTCCGGCTCGCGGAGGCCAGCGCCCGGGTCCGGCTCTCGGACGAGGTCGAAATCGCCGACGCCGAGCGCGCCGTCGAGATCACCCGGTCGTGCCTGCAGGACATCGGCGTCGACCCCGAGACCGGCCAGTTCGACGCCGACGTGGTCGAGACCGGGACGTCGAAGACCCAGCGCGACCGCATCAAGAACCTCAAGCAGCTCATCGCCGAGATCGAGGACGACTACGAGGAGGGCGCGCCCGTCGACGAGGTGATGGCCCGCGCCGACGAGATCGGCATGGAGCAGTCGAAAGCCGAACACGAGATAGACAAACTCAAGCAAAAGGGCGAGGTGTACGAGCCCTCGACCGACCACCTGCGGACGACGTAA
- a CDS encoding acyl-CoA dehydrogenase family protein: MASEPIDYADLDEGRHCNYWELDRTLQFEARRAYPDDEFEWAEDVLADFGEVLGHRLADTADRIDREGHELRSFDKYGERRNEVEYHPLLREQEEIAYEEFGLTHDTFHAPPGREEPVGLTHALTMQALLCYVDIGFCCPVSMTTGAAIVLEKFDDGTLSDYLEGLTARDLDDHIEGAMFLTEEQGGSDVGANRVRAESTDEDGVYELYGEKWFCSNIDAEGALALARTPDAPDGVEGLSLFLVPRTISDGEVNDAHFRRLKDKLGTISVPTGEIEFRGAEAYLVGEEREGFRYMAEMMNFERLTNAAGAVGVMGRALLEAKVRAAQREAFGSPIDEYPLMRRDLVDMAVDYEAAAAFSFEAARLLDERERVGDDSDAYRLMRLFIPIAKYRTGRMAVDTTSYAMEILGGNGYVREHTAERLLRDAQVLPIWEGPSNVLALDVLRALEREQAHEALIPYVQEKLDAVDHPALERVAGEVESQFRDLQTALGTLATEDDEYAQYHAKRLADLLFDVVTAALLLEGAQWQIDEDEDGRKALVARRFVATRFGDREAYGVTSGERFAMEDDVFASITRYAPVDPASLADAAAADD; the protein is encoded by the coding sequence ATGGCATCCGAGCCGATAGACTACGCCGACCTCGACGAGGGACGCCACTGCAACTATTGGGAGCTCGACCGGACGTTGCAGTTCGAGGCCAGGCGCGCGTACCCCGACGACGAGTTCGAGTGGGCCGAAGACGTCCTCGCTGACTTCGGCGAGGTGCTCGGCCACCGGCTGGCCGACACCGCCGACCGCATCGACCGGGAGGGCCACGAGCTCAGGTCGTTCGACAAGTACGGCGAGCGGCGCAACGAGGTCGAGTACCACCCGCTGCTCCGTGAGCAGGAGGAGATCGCCTACGAGGAGTTCGGCCTGACCCACGACACCTTCCACGCGCCGCCGGGCCGGGAGGAGCCGGTCGGGCTGACCCACGCGCTGACGATGCAGGCGCTGCTCTGCTACGTCGACATCGGGTTCTGCTGTCCGGTCTCAATGACCACCGGGGCCGCCATCGTGCTCGAGAAGTTCGACGACGGCACCCTGAGCGACTACCTCGAAGGGCTGACCGCCCGCGACCTGGACGACCACATCGAGGGCGCCATGTTCCTCACCGAGGAGCAGGGCGGGTCCGACGTGGGCGCCAACCGGGTGCGCGCCGAGTCCACCGACGAGGACGGCGTCTACGAGCTGTACGGCGAGAAGTGGTTCTGCTCGAACATCGACGCCGAGGGTGCGCTCGCACTCGCGCGCACCCCGGACGCGCCCGACGGGGTGGAGGGGCTATCGCTGTTCCTCGTGCCGCGGACAATATCCGACGGCGAGGTCAACGACGCGCACTTCCGGCGGCTGAAGGACAAGCTCGGCACCATCTCGGTCCCGACCGGCGAGATCGAGTTCCGGGGCGCCGAGGCGTACCTCGTCGGCGAGGAGCGCGAGGGGTTCCGGTACATGGCCGAGATGATGAACTTCGAACGGCTCACGAACGCCGCGGGCGCGGTCGGCGTGATGGGTCGGGCGCTCCTCGAGGCGAAGGTCCGGGCCGCCCAGCGCGAGGCGTTCGGTAGCCCAATCGACGAGTACCCCCTGATGCGCCGGGACCTGGTCGACATGGCGGTCGACTACGAGGCGGCGGCCGCCTTCTCCTTCGAGGCCGCCCGACTGCTGGACGAGCGCGAGCGCGTCGGCGACGACTCCGACGCCTACCGACTGATGCGACTGTTCATTCCGATCGCGAAGTACAGGACCGGCCGGATGGCCGTCGACACGACGTCGTACGCGATGGAGATCCTGGGCGGGAACGGCTACGTGCGCGAGCACACCGCCGAGCGACTCCTCCGGGACGCGCAGGTGCTCCCCATCTGGGAGGGCCCGTCGAACGTCCTCGCGCTCGACGTGCTCCGGGCGCTGGAGCGCGAGCAGGCCCACGAGGCGCTGATTCCGTACGTGCAGGAGAAGCTCGACGCCGTCGATCACCCGGCGCTGGAGCGGGTGGCCGGGGAGGTCGAGTCGCAGTTCCGCGACCTCCAGACCGCGCTTGGGACGCTCGCGACCGAGGACGACGAGTACGCCCAGTATCACGCGAAGCGCTTGGCTGACCTGCTTTTCGACGTGGTCACCGCGGCGCTACTGCTGGAAGGAGCCCAGTGGCAGATCGACGAGGACGAGGACGGCCGGAAGGCGCTCGTCGCCCGGCGGTTCGTCGCGACCCGGTTCGGCGACCGGGAGGCCTACGGCGTCACGTCGGGCGAGCGGTTCGCGATGGAAGACGACGTCTTCGCCTCGATAACCAGGTACGCGCCGGTCGACCCGGCGTCGCTGGCCGACGCCGCCGCGGCCGATGACTGA
- a CDS encoding SLC13 family permease, translating into MVLSLTPEIAVVFLVVLAALALFATEPVPIDITAIGIMVALMVLEPWTGVSPAEGVSGFASSATITVLAMFILSYGVQRTGAVQILGRKIAAFTGDDETRQLGATVGVVGSISGFINNTAAVAILMPMVTDLAHEGKTSPSKLLLPLSYASMFGGTLTLIGTSTNILASDLAARLGAQNPELFPELHAFSMFEFTALGAIVSVVGAAYLMTVGRWLTPARIPPEDDLTEEFELEEYLTEVVVQADSPLVGRTVANALAETDLDVDLVQLVRGGQTFAEPLGPKEIQADDIFAVRTDRDTLLDLIDAEGLALVPNADVTEEELETADRDRNLVEVVVAPRSSLVGETLASANFRDRYDATVLALRRGPEYIRKRMDHAELQVGDTLLVYATPDSIGRLNANRDFIVAQEVERPDYRESKIPLAIGIVAAVVGVAALDVLPIMVSALAGALVMVLTGVLEPPEVYDAVEWDVIFLLAGVIPLGIAMEETGAADLIADLLVLSADVLPAVAVLGLFYVVTAVLTNVVSNNASVVLMIPVAAEAAVQLGGNAFSFVLAVTFAASTAFMTPVGYQTNLFVYGPGGYKFTDYVRVGAPLQVLFAIATTAGIAAIWGV; encoded by the coding sequence GTGGTACTCTCGCTGACGCCGGAGATAGCGGTCGTCTTCCTCGTCGTGCTCGCGGCGCTGGCGCTGTTCGCCACCGAACCCGTCCCCATCGACATCACCGCCATCGGCATCATGGTGGCGCTGATGGTGCTCGAACCGTGGACCGGGGTGTCGCCGGCCGAGGGCGTCTCGGGGTTCGCCAGCTCCGCGACAATCACGGTGCTGGCGATGTTCATCCTGAGCTACGGGGTCCAGCGCACCGGCGCGGTCCAGATCCTCGGCCGGAAGATCGCGGCGTTCACCGGCGACGACGAGACCCGCCAGCTCGGCGCGACCGTCGGCGTCGTCGGCTCCATCTCCGGGTTCATCAACAACACGGCGGCGGTCGCCATCCTGATGCCGATGGTGACCGACCTCGCCCACGAGGGCAAGACCTCTCCCTCGAAGCTGCTGTTGCCCCTGTCGTACGCCTCGATGTTCGGCGGGACGCTCACCCTCATCGGCACCTCGACCAACATCCTGGCCAGCGACCTCGCGGCCCGACTCGGCGCGCAGAACCCCGAGCTGTTCCCGGAGCTCCACGCCTTTTCGATGTTCGAGTTCACCGCGCTCGGGGCCATCGTCTCGGTCGTGGGCGCGGCGTACCTGATGACGGTCGGCCGGTGGCTCACTCCCGCGCGCATCCCGCCCGAGGACGACCTCACCGAGGAGTTCGAGCTCGAGGAGTACCTGACCGAGGTGGTCGTCCAGGCCGACTCGCCGCTGGTCGGCCGGACCGTTGCGAACGCCCTCGCCGAGACCGACCTCGACGTCGACCTCGTCCAGCTCGTCCGCGGGGGCCAGACGTTCGCCGAGCCGCTCGGCCCGAAGGAGATACAGGCCGACGACATCTTCGCGGTCCGGACCGACCGCGACACGCTGCTCGACCTCATCGACGCCGAGGGGCTCGCGCTGGTCCCGAACGCCGACGTGACCGAGGAGGAGCTCGAGACCGCCGACCGGGACCGCAACCTGGTGGAGGTGGTGGTCGCGCCCCGGTCGTCGCTGGTCGGCGAGACGCTGGCCTCCGCCAACTTCCGGGACCGCTACGACGCGACGGTGCTGGCCCTCCGGCGCGGCCCGGAGTACATCCGCAAGCGCATGGACCACGCCGAGCTCCAGGTGGGCGACACGCTGCTGGTCTACGCGACGCCGGACAGCATCGGCCGGCTCAACGCCAACCGCGACTTCATCGTGGCCCAGGAGGTCGAGCGCCCGGACTACCGCGAGTCGAAGATTCCGCTCGCCATCGGCATCGTCGCGGCCGTCGTCGGGGTGGCCGCGCTCGACGTGCTCCCCATCATGGTGTCGGCGCTCGCCGGCGCGCTGGTGATGGTGCTGACCGGGGTGCTCGAACCCCCGGAGGTGTACGACGCCGTCGAGTGGGACGTCATCTTCCTGCTCGCGGGCGTCATCCCGCTCGGCATCGCGATGGAGGAGACCGGCGCGGCCGACCTGATCGCCGACCTGCTGGTGCTCTCGGCCGACGTCCTGCCGGCCGTCGCGGTCCTCGGCCTGTTCTACGTCGTGACGGCCGTCCTGACCAACGTCGTCAGCAACAACGCCAGCGTCGTGCTGATGATTCCGGTCGCGGCCGAGGCGGCCGTCCAGCTGGGCGGCAACGCCTTCTCGTTCGTGCTGGCGGTCACGTTCGCGGCCTCCACGGCGTTCATGACGCCGGTCGGCTACCAGACCAACCTCTTCGTCTACGGGCCTGGCGGCTACAAGTTCACCGACTACGTGCGCGTGGGCGCGCCGCTCCAGGTCCTGTTCGCCATCGCCACGACCGCCGGCATCGCGGCCATCTGGGGCGTGTAA
- a CDS encoding HalOD1 output domain-containing protein, whose translation MATADGNTLRSGQTPIHETFHDTAGDASLSETVIDAVAAAEGVDPTDADFELYEAVDLEALDALFERRSRDGRWRFEFTIDGLLVTVDGDGRIAVWERE comes from the coding sequence ATGGCCACAGCAGACGGGAATACGCTCCGTTCGGGGCAGACGCCGATTCACGAGACCTTCCACGACACCGCCGGCGACGCGTCGCTCAGCGAGACGGTCATCGACGCGGTCGCCGCGGCCGAAGGCGTGGACCCGACCGACGCCGACTTCGAGCTGTACGAGGCGGTGGACCTCGAGGCGCTCGACGCGCTGTTCGAGCGCCGGTCGCGCGACGGCCGCTGGCGGTTCGAGTTCACAATCGACGGGCTCCTGGTCACCGTCGACGGCGACGGCCGGATTGCGGTGTGGGAGCGCGAGTGA
- a CDS encoding DEAD/DEAH box helicase has protein sequence MSKQVPQVDALFLHESSGHYTAVVNRDGERVFQAKLELKETSAGPRPGRFRVKRGTSEEPRDPDQFVEIARRADRIRISEQTSPEGREELQEMLDGYQLEAKAVRTCRFCASSGRYSPITSETAVDTGDEHICPDCAKEELERQLSFQGDMTREAQDRLEELLLEVQDLERITNLLKGQLDPDLTKFDEISANVEDVENVRVDSLGLHPGIQNLLEDRFDELLPVQSLAVENGLLDGDDQLVVSATATGKTLVGEMTGIDRVLDGRGKMLFLVPLVALANQKHEDFEEEYGDLVDVTIRVGASRVRDDGHAFDPNADVIVGTYEGIDHALRTGRDLGDIGTVVIDEVHTLKEQERGHRLDGLIARLKHYAEQRRQRRDGYGGAQWVYLSATVGNPGDLAQSLEANLVEFEERPVPLERHVTFADGQEKPDIENKLVKREYDSKSSQGYRGQTIIFTNSRRRCHEISRRLEYSSAPYHAGLDYGRRKKVERMFANQDLAAVVTTAALAAGVDFPASQVIFDRLAMGIEWLSVQEFHQMLGRAGRPDYHDRGKVYVLVEPDAGYHNSMEMTEDEVAFKLLKGEMEDVRTLYDESAAVEETLANITVAGGRAKRLNDRMIGEIPTKHALGKLLEYGFIDGLEPTDLGRVVTTHFLAPDEAFKILDGIRKDSHPYEIVAELELHGEED, from the coding sequence GTGTCGAAGCAGGTCCCGCAGGTCGACGCGCTGTTCCTCCACGAGTCGTCGGGTCACTACACCGCCGTGGTGAACCGGGACGGCGAGCGCGTCTTCCAAGCGAAACTCGAACTCAAGGAGACCAGCGCCGGGCCCCGGCCCGGGAGGTTCCGCGTCAAGCGCGGGACCAGCGAGGAGCCGCGCGACCCCGACCAGTTCGTCGAGATCGCGCGCAGAGCCGACCGCATCCGCATCTCCGAGCAGACCTCGCCGGAGGGCCGCGAGGAGCTCCAGGAGATGCTCGACGGCTACCAACTGGAGGCGAAGGCCGTCCGCACCTGTCGGTTCTGCGCGTCGAGCGGGCGGTACTCGCCAATCACGAGCGAGACCGCGGTCGATACGGGCGACGAGCACATCTGTCCCGACTGCGCCAAGGAGGAGCTGGAGCGCCAGCTCTCGTTCCAGGGCGACATGACCCGCGAGGCCCAGGACCGGCTCGAGGAGCTGCTGCTGGAGGTCCAGGACCTCGAGCGGATCACGAACCTGTTGAAGGGACAGCTCGACCCCGACCTCACCAAGTTCGACGAGATAAGCGCGAACGTCGAGGACGTCGAGAACGTCCGGGTCGACTCGCTGGGGCTCCATCCGGGCATCCAGAACCTGCTGGAGGACCGGTTCGACGAGCTGCTGCCGGTCCAGAGCCTCGCGGTCGAGAACGGGCTGCTCGACGGCGACGACCAGCTGGTGGTGAGCGCCACCGCGACCGGCAAGACGCTGGTCGGCGAGATGACCGGCATCGACCGGGTGCTCGACGGAAGGGGCAAGATGCTGTTCCTGGTTCCCCTCGTGGCGCTGGCCAATCAGAAGCACGAGGACTTCGAGGAGGAGTACGGCGACCTCGTGGACGTGACCATCCGCGTGGGCGCGAGCCGGGTCAGAGACGACGGCCACGCCTTCGACCCGAACGCCGACGTCATCGTCGGCACCTACGAGGGCATCGACCACGCGCTCCGGACCGGCCGCGACCTCGGCGACATCGGGACGGTCGTCATCGACGAGGTCCACACCCTCAAGGAGCAGGAGCGCGGCCACCGGCTCGACGGGCTCATCGCGCGCCTGAAACACTACGCCGAGCAGCGCCGGCAGCGCCGCGACGGCTACGGCGGGGCCCAGTGGGTGTACCTCTCGGCGACCGTCGGCAACCCCGGCGACCTCGCGCAGTCCCTCGAAGCCAACCTCGTCGAGTTCGAGGAGCGGCCGGTGCCCCTCGAACGCCACGTCACCTTCGCCGACGGCCAGGAGAAGCCCGACATCGAGAACAAGCTGGTGAAACGAGAGTACGACAGCAAGTCCTCGCAGGGCTACCGGGGCCAGACCATCATCTTCACCAACTCCCGGCGGCGGTGCCACGAGATCTCCCGCCGGCTGGAGTACAGCTCCGCGCCGTACCACGCCGGCCTCGACTACGGCCGCCGGAAGAAGGTCGAGCGCATGTTCGCGAACCAGGACCTCGCGGCCGTGGTGACGACCGCCGCGCTCGCGGCCGGGGTCGACTTCCCGGCCTCGCAGGTCATCTTCGACCGGCTCGCGATGGGCATCGAGTGGCTCTCGGTCCAGGAGTTCCACCAGATGCTCGGCCGGGCGGGCCGGCCCGACTACCACGACCGCGGGAAGGTGTACGTCCTGGTCGAGCCCGACGCCGGCTACCACAACAGCATGGAGATGACCGAGGACGAGGTGGCGTTCAAGCTGCTGAAGGGCGAGATGGAGGACGTCCGGACGCTGTACGACGAGAGCGCCGCGGTCGAGGAGACGCTGGCGAACATCACCGTCGCGGGCGGCCGGGCCAAGCGGCTCAACGACCGGATGATCGGCGAGATCCCGACCAAGCACGCGCTCGGGAAGCTACTGGAGTACGGCTTCATCGACGGACTGGAGCCGACCGACCTCGGCCGGGTCGTCACCACCCACTTCCTCGCGCCCGACGAGGCGTTCAAGATCCTCGACGGCATCCGGAAGGACAGCCACCCCTACGAGATCGTGGCCGAACTCGAACTCCACGGCGAGGAGGACTGA
- a CDS encoding cupin domain-containing protein, with protein MSQQPKPLIRRNEDVEYEDVGAADGMRKGVLVDESRGAPNFAIRRFELDPGASVPEHTNEVEHEQYVLEGQYTVGIGDEEYTVSEGDSLLIPAGVVHWYRNEGDEPGAFLCAVPNGDDEIELVE; from the coding sequence ATGAGTCAGCAACCAAAGCCGCTGATTCGTCGGAACGAGGACGTCGAGTACGAGGACGTGGGCGCGGCCGACGGGATGCGCAAGGGCGTGCTCGTCGACGAGAGCCGGGGTGCCCCGAACTTCGCCATCCGCCGGTTCGAGCTCGACCCCGGCGCGTCGGTGCCCGAGCACACCAACGAGGTCGAACACGAGCAGTACGTCCTCGAAGGCCAGTACACCGTGGGAATCGGCGACGAGGAGTACACCGTCAGCGAGGGCGACTCGCTGCTCATCCCCGCGGGCGTCGTCCACTGGTACCGCAACGAGGGCGACGAGCCCGGCGCGTTCCTCTGTGCGGTGCCGAACGGCGACGACGAGATCGAACTGGTGGAGTAG